One genomic window of Novosphingobium aureum includes the following:
- a CDS encoding OmpA family protein, with protein MRTSRVMMSAVAALSLVGLSACVTDPNTGERKVSRTAIGAGGGAGLGYLLGSVIGGKTARIVGAGIGGVAGGVVGYQKDKQIRELKEQTAGSGIDVSDQGDGILVNLPDVTFAVDSTAISPSFQSALDKVAQSMVQYPNSLVDVYGHTDSTGSAAYNLDLSKRRADSVARYLISRGVSSARIQTQGMGEDYPVADNTTPEGRSINRRVEIKITPVTTDEASAAR; from the coding sequence ATGAGAACTTCGCGGGTGATGATGAGTGCGGTTGCGGCACTTTCCCTGGTTGGCCTCTCGGCCTGTGTGACCGATCCCAATACCGGCGAGCGCAAGGTCTCGCGCACCGCGATCGGTGCGGGCGGCGGCGCCGGGCTTGGCTATCTGCTCGGCAGCGTGATCGGCGGCAAGACCGCGCGTATCGTCGGCGCCGGTATCGGCGGTGTCGCGGGCGGCGTAGTCGGATACCAGAAGGACAAGCAGATTCGCGAGCTCAAGGAGCAGACTGCCGGTTCTGGCATCGACGTGAGCGACCAGGGCGACGGCATTCTCGTCAACTTGCCCGACGTGACCTTCGCAGTCGATTCGACGGCGATCAGCCCTTCGTTCCAGAGCGCGCTCGACAAGGTCGCGCAGTCGATGGTGCAGTATCCCAACAGCCTCGTCGACGTCTACGGCCACACCGATTCCACTGGTTCGGCAGCCTACAACCTCGACCTCTCCAAGCGCCGCGCCGATTCGGTGGCTCGCTACCTGATCAGCCGGGGCGTCTCTTCCGCGCGTATCCAGACCCAGGGCATGGGCGAGGACTACCCGGTTGCCGACAACACGACCCCCGAGGGTCGCTCGATCAATCGCCGCGTCGAGATCAAGATCACGCCGGTGACCACGGACGAAGCCAGCGCCGCGCGCTGA
- a CDS encoding dihydrofolate reductase: protein MARDIFLIYARAENGVIGKDGALPWRLPADLKRFKAMTMGLPMIMGRKTFESFPSPLPGRRHIVLTRDSGWQADGAEVAHDVAGALALALPEDASGSVAVIGGAQIYGEFMGLANRIELTEVHGRFEGDTTMPEPGPGWRETAREEHGAQGAFPAHAFVTLERAL, encoded by the coding sequence ATGGCACGCGACATCTTCCTCATCTACGCGCGCGCCGAAAACGGCGTGATCGGCAAGGACGGCGCCCTGCCCTGGCGCCTGCCTGCCGACCTCAAGCGCTTCAAGGCCATGACCATGGGCCTGCCGATGATCATGGGCCGCAAGACCTTCGAGAGCTTCCCCTCGCCCCTGCCCGGCCGCCGTCACATCGTGCTCACCCGCGATTCGGGCTGGCAGGCGGACGGCGCCGAAGTCGCACACGATGTCGCAGGCGCGCTCGCCCTCGCCCTGCCCGAAGACGCCAGCGGCAGCGTGGCGGTGATCGGCGGCGCGCAGATCTACGGCGAATTCATGGGACTGGCGAACCGCATCGAGCTGACCGAAGTCCATGGCCGTTTCGAGGGTGACACCACGATGCCCGAACCCGGTCCCGGCTGGCGCGAGACCGCGCGCGAGGAGCATGGCGCGCAAGGTGCCTTCCCGGCACACGCTTTCGTGACGCTCGAACGCGCCCTATAG
- a CDS encoding 3'(2'),5'-bisphosphate nucleotidase CysQ, with protein sequence MIDRDRLEAIVREAGRIALAGWPGDGHALEHWEKVPGSPVCTIDLAVDEFLKRELHALLPSAGWLSEETLDSHKRQEHELVWLVDPVDGTRDFIAGRTGWAVSVALVNTRRPLFGYLYAPARRREEGGEFWAGELGKGAWRNGERLLASARSALGGARVPARKLAPEDEDLVLVDQPNSIALRMAMVASNEADLLATLRWGFEWDIAAAGLIAREAGAAVTDAFGKPLNYNKHDPRAFGVLCCSSALHAAAVERLADRAERYSA encoded by the coding sequence ATGATTGATCGAGACAGACTGGAGGCAATCGTGCGCGAGGCAGGGCGGATCGCCCTCGCCGGATGGCCCGGCGACGGCCATGCGCTCGAGCACTGGGAGAAGGTGCCGGGAAGCCCGGTCTGTACGATCGACCTTGCCGTGGACGAGTTCCTCAAGCGCGAATTGCATGCGCTGCTGCCTTCAGCCGGTTGGCTGAGCGAGGAGACGCTCGACAGCCACAAGCGGCAGGAGCACGAACTGGTCTGGCTGGTCGATCCGGTTGACGGCACCCGCGACTTCATCGCCGGGCGTACCGGCTGGGCGGTCTCGGTCGCGCTGGTCAATACGCGCAGGCCCTTGTTCGGTTATCTCTATGCCCCTGCGCGTCGTCGCGAGGAAGGCGGCGAGTTCTGGGCGGGTGAACTGGGCAAAGGAGCCTGGCGCAACGGTGAGCGCCTGCTCGCGAGCGCGCGTTCGGCGCTTGGCGGCGCACGCGTTCCCGCGCGCAAGCTGGCACCCGAGGACGAGGATCTGGTGCTCGTCGACCAGCCCAATTCAATCGCGCTGCGCATGGCGATGGTGGCATCGAACGAGGCGGACCTGCTGGCGACGCTGCGCTGGGGCTTCGAATGGGACATCGCGGCTGCCGGCCTGATTGCGCGCGAGGCGGGCGCGGCGGTGACCGATGCCTTCGGCAAGCCGCTCAATTACAACAAGCACGATCCGCGCGCCTTTGGCGTCCTGTGCTGCTCGAGCGCCCTGCACGCGGCGGCCGTCGAGCGCCTTGCCGACCGGGCGGAGCGCTACTCCGCCTGA
- a CDS encoding hemolysin family protein, translating into MTPFPWTDLLIIVGLILLNGLFAMSELAIVSARSARLQVSADKGNKAAIAAMALARDPGKFLSTVQIGITLIGIVAGAYSGASLGGPVGERLAMLGVPPAYATEIGFALVIIGTTYASVVIGELVPKQLALRAAEAVAMIMALPMVWLSRIMAPAVWLFDRSSGLILRLLSIRGSGEERLTSEELQMIFAEATRSGVIEEEERAMMTGVMRLADRPVRELMTPRNQLDWIDLDASREELMARIEASPHSLLPVADGESRDNLVGILKVREVLAAMVSGRPVDIAAMMRKAEVIPDQLDAMDALRKLQTAEVAMAIVHDEYGHLEGVVTPSDVLSALAGNFASHQDEGDEPMFVEREDGSLLVSGSMPADALADRLGIELPEDREFATAAGFVMAVLKKVPGEGEFFSEQGWRFEVVDMDGLKIDKVLVGREAPEPEGDGVAGET; encoded by the coding sequence GTGACGCCTTTTCCCTGGACCGACCTCCTCATCATCGTTGGGCTGATCCTGCTCAATGGTCTTTTCGCCATGTCCGAGCTCGCGATCGTGTCCGCACGTTCCGCGCGGCTCCAGGTCTCCGCCGACAAGGGCAACAAGGCGGCGATCGCGGCAATGGCCCTGGCCCGTGACCCGGGCAAGTTTCTCTCTACCGTCCAGATCGGCATCACCCTGATCGGCATCGTCGCAGGTGCCTACTCCGGCGCAAGTCTGGGTGGGCCGGTCGGTGAGCGGCTGGCGATGCTTGGGGTACCGCCCGCCTACGCCACCGAGATCGGCTTCGCGCTGGTGATCATCGGCACGACTTATGCCAGCGTCGTCATCGGCGAGCTCGTGCCCAAGCAGCTGGCGCTGCGCGCGGCCGAGGCGGTCGCGATGATCATGGCGCTGCCAATGGTCTGGCTCTCGCGCATCATGGCGCCGGCAGTGTGGCTGTTCGACCGCTCTTCCGGGCTGATCCTGCGCCTGCTGTCGATACGCGGTTCGGGGGAGGAGCGCCTGACCTCCGAGGAACTCCAGATGATCTTCGCCGAGGCGACGCGTTCGGGGGTGATCGAGGAAGAGGAGCGCGCGATGATGACCGGGGTAATGCGCCTCGCCGATCGTCCGGTGCGCGAACTTATGACCCCGCGCAACCAGCTCGACTGGATCGACCTCGATGCCTCGCGCGAGGAGCTGATGGCGCGAATCGAAGCCTCGCCGCATTCGCTTCTGCCGGTTGCCGACGGCGAATCGCGCGACAACCTCGTGGGCATCCTCAAGGTGCGCGAAGTGCTCGCGGCGATGGTCTCAGGCCGTCCGGTGGACATTGCCGCGATGATGCGCAAGGCCGAAGTCATCCCCGACCAGCTCGACGCTATGGATGCCCTGCGCAAGCTGCAGACCGCCGAAGTGGCGATGGCGATCGTCCATGACGAATACGGTCACCTCGAGGGCGTGGTGACCCCCTCGGACGTACTCTCGGCGCTCGCGGGCAATTTCGCCAGCCATCAGGACGAGGGCGACGAGCCGATGTTCGTCGAGCGCGAGGACGGCTCGCTGCTCGTTTCGGGCTCGATGCCAGCTGATGCGCTCGCCGATCGGCTCGGGATCGAACTGCCCGAGGATCGCGAGTTCGCCACCGCGGCGGGATTCGTCATGGCCGTGCTCAAGAAGGTGCCGGGCGAGGGCGAGTTCTTCTCCGAGCAGGGCTGGCGCTTCGAGGTCGTCGACATGGACGGGCTCAAAATCGACAAGGTGCTGGTCGGACGCGAGGCGCCCGAGCCCGAGGGTGATGGAGTCGCGGGCGAGACCTGA
- a CDS encoding 5-(carboxyamino)imidazole ribonucleotide synthase: protein MIAPGETIGILGGGQLGRMIAMAAARLGYRCHIYAPEEHSVAAEVSAAHTRADYDYAAGLSAFAADCAVVTYEFENVPVAPLAALGDVPVYPHPRALETAQDRLAEKTFVTELGGTPAPFAPVDSKADLMHAIETIGTPGILKTRRDGYDGKGQWRIMSPTDAEALELPDTALIYEGFVDFAAEFSVIACRGADGDIRYFDSAHNEHENGILALSTVPAPAVITEQVPAARELAAKVAEALDYVGVLTLEFFATANGPVFNEMAPRVHNSGHWTIEGAVTCQFENHVRAICGLPLGSTETVTGGARMRNLIGDEAHDWAQILADPANHLHLYGKAAARPGRKMGHVTWLTFD from the coding sequence ATGATTGCTCCCGGCGAAACCATCGGAATTCTTGGCGGCGGCCAGCTCGGGCGCATGATCGCGATGGCCGCGGCCCGGCTCGGCTACCGCTGCCATATCTACGCCCCCGAGGAACACTCGGTCGCCGCCGAGGTCAGCGCCGCGCACACGCGTGCCGACTACGACTATGCGGCCGGCCTCTCCGCCTTTGCGGCGGACTGCGCCGTGGTGACCTACGAGTTCGAGAACGTGCCCGTGGCCCCGTTGGCAGCGCTCGGCGACGTGCCGGTCTATCCGCATCCGCGCGCGCTCGAGACCGCGCAGGACCGCCTCGCCGAAAAGACCTTCGTGACCGAGCTGGGCGGCACGCCCGCGCCCTTCGCGCCGGTCGATTCGAAGGCGGACCTGATGCACGCGATCGAGACGATCGGCACGCCGGGCATCCTCAAGACCCGACGCGACGGCTACGACGGCAAGGGCCAGTGGCGGATCATGTCCCCCACCGATGCCGAGGCGCTCGAACTGCCCGACACCGCGCTGATCTACGAGGGCTTCGTGGACTTCGCCGCCGAGTTCTCGGTGATCGCGTGCCGCGGTGCGGACGGCGACATCCGCTACTTCGATTCGGCGCACAACGAGCACGAGAACGGCATCCTCGCACTCAGCACCGTCCCCGCGCCCGCGGTCATCACCGAGCAGGTACCCGCAGCGCGCGAACTGGCCGCCAAGGTCGCCGAGGCGCTCGATTACGTCGGCGTGCTGACGCTCGAGTTCTTCGCCACCGCCAACGGCCCGGTGTTCAACGAGATGGCGCCGCGCGTCCACAACTCGGGCCACTGGACCATCGAGGGCGCGGTCACCTGCCAGTTCGAGAACCACGTGCGCGCGATCTGCGGTTTGCCGCTGGGCAGCACCGAGACCGTCACCGGCGGGGCGCGCATGCGCAACCTGATCGGCGACGAAGCCCACGACTGGGCGCAGATCCTCGCCGATCCGGCCAACCACCTGCACCTCTACGGCAAGGCCGCCGCGCGCCCGGGCCGCAAGATGGGCCACGTCACCTGGCTCACCTTCGACTGA
- a CDS encoding bifunctional riboflavin kinase/FAD synthetase yields MIRLDNIRPVPEALRGAIIALGNFDGFHLGHQAVVGEAIRWAREEGRPVIVATFDPHPVRLFKPDAEPFRLTSLDQREALFAGAGADAMLVLKFDQAMAAMPAREWVETMLVAHLGARGVVTGEDFTFGKGRGGNPQVLGEIGAPHGLAARTVGPISDEDGTVSSSRIRDALRLGECEAAARLLTRPFAIRGPVQHGDKLGRTIGFPTANIDMGSYLRPRYGIYAVTGRLPDGRVLKGAANLGIRPTFTPPKELLEPYFFDFSENLYAQVIEVSFHHFLRSEEKFDSLDALVEQMNADCARARELLERLD; encoded by the coding sequence ATGATTCGCCTCGACAACATCCGTCCCGTTCCCGAAGCCCTGCGCGGCGCGATCATCGCGCTGGGCAATTTCGACGGCTTCCATCTCGGCCACCAGGCCGTTGTCGGCGAAGCGATCCGCTGGGCGCGCGAGGAAGGCCGCCCGGTCATCGTCGCGACCTTCGACCCGCACCCGGTGCGCCTGTTCAAGCCCGATGCCGAGCCCTTCCGCCTGACCAGCCTCGACCAGCGCGAGGCCCTCTTCGCCGGCGCGGGCGCCGATGCCATGCTGGTCCTGAAATTCGACCAGGCGATGGCCGCGATGCCTGCACGCGAATGGGTCGAGACCATGCTCGTCGCGCACCTTGGCGCGCGCGGCGTGGTCACCGGCGAGGACTTCACCTTCGGCAAGGGGCGCGGCGGCAACCCGCAGGTGCTGGGCGAGATCGGCGCACCGCACGGGCTGGCCGCGCGCACCGTCGGTCCGATCAGCGACGAGGACGGCACGGTCTCCTCCAGCCGCATCCGTGACGCGCTGCGCCTCGGCGAGTGCGAGGCCGCCGCGCGCCTGCTCACCCGTCCCTTCGCGATCCGCGGGCCCGTTCAGCACGGCGACAAGCTGGGCCGCACGATCGGCTTTCCCACCGCCAACATCGACATGGGCAGCTACCTGCGCCCGCGCTACGGCATCTATGCGGTGACCGGGCGCCTGCCCGACGGGCGCGTGCTCAAGGGCGCGGCCAACCTCGGCATCCGCCCGACCTTCACCCCGCCCAAGGAACTGCTCGAGCCCTATTTCTTCGACTTTTCCGAAAACCTCTACGCGCAGGTGATCGAGGTCTCGTTCCACCACTTCCTGCGCTCGGAGGAGAAGTTCGATTCGCTCGACGCACTCGTCGAACAGATGAACGCGGACTGCGCGCGCGCGCGCGAACTGCTCGAACGGCTCGACTGA
- the lspA gene encoding signal peptidase II — MIAKRLAGLGLAAAIFLLDQYVKYLVTGPMGIYGPDKIKTLLPIFDLRFTQNFGVSLGLFTAGSPEARWALVFMTGAIAAFVLVWLLRERRLPDILALALVLGGACGNIRDRYSYGYVIDYADLHFGEWRPFLIFNLADAAITIGVLIILARSLLVRDKPETAADPAPES; from the coding sequence ATGATCGCGAAACGGCTGGCAGGCCTCGGGCTTGCCGCCGCGATCTTCCTGCTCGACCAGTACGTCAAGTACCTCGTGACCGGCCCCATGGGCATCTACGGTCCCGACAAGATCAAGACGCTGCTGCCGATCTTCGACTTGCGCTTCACCCAGAACTTCGGTGTCTCGCTCGGCCTGTTCACGGCAGGCTCGCCCGAGGCACGCTGGGCGCTGGTATTCATGACCGGGGCCATCGCCGCCTTCGTGCTGGTCTGGCTGCTGCGCGAACGGCGCCTGCCCGATATCCTCGCGCTCGCGCTCGTGCTGGGCGGCGCCTGCGGCAACATCCGCGACCGCTATTCCTACGGCTACGTCATCGACTATGCCGACCTGCATTTCGGCGAATGGCGTCCGTTCCTCATTTTCAATCTCGCCGATGCCGCAATCACTATCGGCGTCCTGATTATCCTTGCCCGATCCCTGCTTGTGCGCGACAAGCCGGAAACAGCGGCAGACCCTGCCCCGGAGAGTTGA
- a CDS encoding DUF3035 domain-containing protein yields the protein MFVKKTGALILVTAGASLLAGCGSTGLFNRARPDEFAVQRQSPLVVPPDFALTPPKEGEPRPSEGALQQQTLDALFGGPQARSEIERNAIAMAGPSDPGIRSKVGDPQTYTVAKGQVTRSILSAPEGDGRDAQVTIGG from the coding sequence ATGTTCGTGAAGAAAACCGGTGCCCTGATTCTCGTGACTGCCGGGGCAAGCCTGCTCGCCGGCTGTGGCAGCACCGGCCTGTTCAACCGCGCCCGTCCCGACGAATTCGCGGTCCAGCGTCAGTCGCCGCTGGTCGTGCCGCCCGATTTCGCACTGACCCCGCCCAAGGAAGGCGAACCGCGCCCGTCCGAGGGTGCGCTGCAGCAGCAGACGCTGGACGCGCTGTTCGGCGGCCCGCAGGCCCGCTCGGAGATCGAGCGCAATGCCATCGCGATGGCTGGCCCCTCGGACCCCGGCATCCGCTCGAAGGTCGGTGATCCCCAGACCTACACCGTGGCCAAGGGTCAGGTGACCCGCTCGATCCTCTCGGCCCCCGAGGGCGACGGTCGCGACGCACAGGTCACCATCGGCGGCTGA
- the purE gene encoding 5-(carboxyamino)imidazole ribonucleotide mutase, whose product MSEAPRVAIIMGSQSDWPTMERAAQMLDKLEIAYDARIVSAHRTPDRLVEFAKGAEADGFKVIIAGAGGAAHLPGMVAAMTHLPVLGVPVQSRALSGQDSLLSIVQMPAGIPVGTLAIGEAGAANAGLLAASILSTSDEALAGRLKALRAEQTASVAERPSST is encoded by the coding sequence ATGAGCGAGGCACCCCGCGTCGCGATCATCATGGGCAGCCAGTCGGACTGGCCGACCATGGAGCGCGCCGCCCAGATGCTCGACAAGCTCGAGATCGCCTACGATGCGCGCATCGTCTCGGCGCACCGCACCCCCGACCGTCTGGTCGAATTCGCCAAGGGCGCCGAAGCTGACGGCTTCAAGGTGATCATCGCCGGGGCCGGGGGCGCTGCCCACCTGCCCGGCATGGTCGCCGCGATGACGCACTTGCCGGTGCTCGGCGTGCCTGTGCAGAGCCGCGCGCTCTCGGGCCAGGACAGCCTGCTCTCGATCGTGCAGATGCCCGCCGGCATCCCGGTCGGCACGCTCGCCATCGGCGAGGCCGGTGCGGCCAATGCAGGCCTGCTCGCCGCCTCGATCCTCTCGACTTCGGACGAAGCGCTTGCCGGGCGGCTCAAGGCGCTGCGCGCCGAGCAGACCGCGAGCGTGGCCGAGCGCCCCTCCTCGACCTGA
- the ileS gene encoding isoleucine--tRNA ligase → MTEQRDYKDTVFLPKTDFPMKAGLAQKEPGILSRWEDEGLYRQIREARAGREKFILHDGPPYANGDMHIGHALNHILKDMVVRTQTLLGKDAPYVPGWDCHGLPIEWKVEELYRKKKKNKDEVPAEEFRAECRAYARQWVDTQRDQLKRLGVGGDWDHPYLTMDFDAEATIVGELLKFAKSDMLYRGAKPVMWSPVEKTALAEAEVEYEDITSTQIDVAFEIVEAEDADLVGAFAVIWTTTPWTIPVNQALAYGAHIDYHLIEIEGRRFLIAEPLVDSFVKRMGHEAHDLHFFIKGASLKGTRVRHPMHHLGGFYAELRPLLDGSSFVTTDSGTGLVHMAPDHGEDDFDLCKANGLNPKFVVEADGRYREDWGWLGRADERSMSVINPKFNAPDGPVCSDLREAGALLSASADYTHSYPHSWRSKAKVIYRCTPQWFVPMDKLAPEAGMPAGKTLRETAVQAIADTRFVPEKGRNRIGAMVEGRPDWVLSRQRAWGVPITLFVDRKTGEYLVDDAVNARIVAAIRETGVDAWSDARAQEYLGDAYKADDYERVVDILDVWFDSGSTHAFVLESGKWPDLLRPEGYEGPKADLYLEGSDQHRGWFQSSLLESCATRGHAPYKAVLTHGFTMDAKGLKMSKSLGNTISPLKVMETNGADIIRLWALSVDFTEDHRIGDEILKGVGDQYRRLRNTMRYMLGALDGFCEEERLPLAEMPELERYVLSLLAKLDATLREAVDDFDYNTYVRALVDFCNEDLSAFFFDIRKDRLYCDAPSDPKRRAYRTVLDLLFHALVRYAAPVLVFTAEETWGTRYPEAGSVHLLEWPEVPAVDSDAARWQDLRALREKVTEAIEPLRREKIVRSSLEAEVEVPADAVPAGFDTGDLAELFISAKVALGQGKAVTVAKTSEAKCGRCWRHLPDVAEDGALCDRCEDAVAEIDGAAA, encoded by the coding sequence ATGACCGAACAGCGCGATTACAAAGACACCGTCTTCCTGCCGAAGACCGATTTCCCCATGAAGGCCGGCCTCGCCCAGAAGGAGCCGGGTATTCTGTCGCGCTGGGAGGACGAGGGTCTCTACAGGCAGATTCGCGAGGCCCGCGCCGGACGCGAGAAGTTCATCCTCCACGACGGCCCGCCCTACGCCAATGGCGACATGCACATCGGCCATGCGCTCAACCACATCCTCAAGGACATGGTCGTGCGCACGCAGACGCTGCTGGGCAAGGACGCGCCCTACGTGCCGGGCTGGGACTGCCATGGCCTTCCCATCGAGTGGAAGGTCGAGGAACTCTACCGCAAGAAGAAAAAGAACAAGGACGAGGTCCCGGCCGAGGAATTCCGCGCCGAGTGCCGCGCCTATGCCCGCCAGTGGGTCGACACCCAGCGCGACCAGCTCAAGCGTCTTGGCGTGGGCGGTGACTGGGATCACCCCTACCTGACGATGGACTTCGACGCCGAGGCGACCATCGTGGGCGAATTGCTCAAGTTCGCGAAGAGCGACATGCTCTACCGCGGCGCCAAGCCGGTGATGTGGTCCCCGGTCGAGAAGACCGCGCTCGCCGAAGCCGAGGTCGAGTACGAGGACATCACCTCGACCCAGATCGACGTCGCCTTCGAGATCGTCGAGGCCGAGGACGCGGATCTGGTCGGTGCTTTCGCGGTGATCTGGACGACCACGCCCTGGACGATCCCGGTCAACCAGGCGCTCGCCTATGGCGCGCACATCGACTACCACCTGATCGAGATCGAGGGACGCCGCTTCCTCATCGCCGAACCGCTGGTCGATAGCTTCGTCAAGCGCATGGGCCACGAGGCCCACGACCTGCACTTCTTCATCAAGGGCGCCTCGCTCAAGGGCACCAGGGTGCGTCACCCGATGCACCATCTCGGCGGGTTCTATGCTGAACTTCGCCCGCTGCTCGACGGCTCGAGCTTCGTCACCACCGATTCGGGTACCGGCCTCGTGCACATGGCCCCCGACCACGGCGAGGACGACTTCGACCTGTGCAAGGCCAATGGCCTCAATCCCAAGTTCGTAGTCGAGGCCGATGGCCGCTACCGCGAGGACTGGGGCTGGCTCGGCCGCGCCGACGAGCGCTCGATGTCGGTCATCAATCCCAAGTTCAATGCGCCCGACGGCCCGGTCTGCTCGGACCTGCGCGAAGCCGGCGCGCTGCTCTCGGCCAGCGCCGACTATACCCATTCCTATCCGCACTCGTGGCGCTCGAAGGCCAAGGTGATCTACCGCTGCACCCCGCAGTGGTTCGTGCCGATGGACAAGCTCGCCCCCGAGGCCGGGATGCCCGCGGGCAAGACGCTGCGCGAAACCGCCGTGCAGGCCATCGCCGACACGCGTTTCGTGCCCGAAAAGGGCCGCAACCGCATCGGCGCGATGGTCGAGGGACGTCCCGACTGGGTGCTTTCGCGCCAGCGTGCCTGGGGCGTGCCGATCACGCTGTTCGTCGACCGCAAGACCGGCGAATACCTCGTCGACGATGCGGTCAACGCGCGCATCGTCGCGGCCATCCGCGAGACCGGCGTCGACGCCTGGTCGGACGCGCGCGCGCAGGAATACCTGGGCGATGCCTACAAGGCCGACGACTACGAGCGCGTGGTCGACATCCTCGACGTCTGGTTCGATTCGGGTTCGACTCACGCCTTCGTGCTCGAATCGGGCAAGTGGCCCGACCTTCTGCGCCCCGAAGGCTACGAAGGCCCCAAGGCCGACCTCTACCTCGAAGGCTCCGACCAGCATCGCGGCTGGTTCCAGTCCTCGCTGCTCGAATCGTGCGCGACGCGCGGCCATGCGCCCTACAAGGCGGTCCTGACCCACGGCTTCACCATGGATGCCAAGGGCCTCAAGATGTCGAAGTCGCTGGGCAACACGATCAGCCCGCTGAAGGTCATGGAGACCAACGGTGCCGACATCATCCGCTTGTGGGCGCTCTCGGTCGACTTCACCGAGGACCACCGCATCGGCGACGAGATCCTCAAGGGCGTGGGCGACCAGTACCGCCGCCTGCGCAACACCATGCGCTACATGCTCGGTGCGCTCGACGGCTTCTGCGAGGAAGAGCGCCTGCCGCTGGCCGAGATGCCCGAGCTGGAACGCTACGTGCTCTCGCTCCTGGCAAAGCTCGACGCGACGCTGCGCGAGGCGGTCGATGACTTCGACTACAACACTTACGTGCGCGCGCTCGTCGACTTCTGCAACGAGGACCTCTCGGCGTTCTTCTTCGATATCCGCAAGGACCGTCTCTACTGCGACGCCCCCTCGGACCCGAAGCGCCGCGCCTACCGCACCGTGCTCGACCTGCTGTTCCACGCGCTCGTGCGCTATGCCGCGCCCGTGCTGGTGTTCACCGCCGAGGAAACCTGGGGCACGCGCTATCCCGAGGCGGGCAGCGTGCATCTGCTAGAATGGCCCGAGGTACCTGCGGTCGACAGCGATGCCGCTCGCTGGCAGGACCTGCGCGCCTTGCGCGAAAAGGTCACCGAGGCGATCGAGCCGCTGCGCCGCGAGAAAATCGTGCGCTCCAGCCTCGAGGCCGAGGTCGAGGTCCCGGCCGATGCCGTTCCAGCCGGTTTCGATACCGGAGACCTCGCCGAACTGTTCATCTCGGCGAAAGTCGCGCTCGGGCAGGGCAAGGCGGTGACCGTCGCCAAGACCTCCGAGGCCAAGTGCGGGCGCTGCTGGCGCCATCTGCCCGACGTGGCGGAAGACGGCGCGCTGTGCGATCGCTGCGAAGACGCGGTCGCCGAGATCGACGGAGCCGCGGCGTGA